GGCGGGAGAGCAGGTGATTACGACCGACAAGATCGGATCGCCCACATACGGCATGCTTAACCGTTCCGGCTACTACCGTCATACCGTGGTGAATATCAACTCACAGGTAGGCGTTGAAGCGGATTTGGGATGGTTGACGAAGGGATTGACGCTCACGGGCACCTTCGCGTACCAGACCAATTCCGTGGGCAGCCTCAGCACCACGCAGAATTACGAGCGCTGGATGCGTACCGACCGGCGCGATACCCTGGCCTTCGTAAAGAAAGGCGGGGAAACGAATACGCCGCTGGGATACGGTAAATCAAGCAGTTACTATTACCATCTGACGTACCATTCCCAACTGGATTACAGCCGCGCCTTCGGGAAGCATCATGTGGGCGCCACGGCGTTCGGGTACTTCCAGAACCTCACCACGGCCGACAACGGCGCGCCGGGCATGTTACCTTACACCCGGTTGAGCCTGGGCGGGGAAGTGACGTACAACTATGCCGGCAAATATTACCTGCAATTCGACCTGGGCCGTTCCGGCTCGGAGCAATATGCCCGCGATGTTCGCTTCACCAGTACGCCGGCCGTTTCTGCAGCATGGCTGGTTACCGGGGAACGCTGGCTGGAGGGGGCGGAGTGGCTCAGCCTCCTCAAGCTGCGGGGCTCCTGGGGTAAAACGGCCAACGACCGGAACGGTCTTTCCCGCTTCGCCTACCTCGACAACGTGACCTTCGGCGGCGGCGGTCCGCTCGGCTACCTGCAATACAATATCACCGAAAACCTCGTGGGCAACCCCCTCATAACCGCGGAAATCTCCACCAAACGCAACGCCGGCATCGACATCGGGCTGATCAATATGCTGCACATCACCGCCGATGTTTTCAACGAGAAGATGAACAACATGGTAGTGGCGGCGGTGAACAAGATCCCCCAGTACCAGGGGATCCCGCTCGGCAACTATCCCCGCACCAATATGGGCGTGTTCGAGAACAAAGGCTACGAAGTATCGGCTACCATCAGCAAAGACCTGAATAAGAACTGGGGCTTCTCGCTGGGCGGATGGTTCGCGTACACGAAAAACACCATCATCAGCTGGAACGAAGCCAAACGCGCGGCGGATTACGCTTACCGCAACTGGGAAGAAGGCTTTTCACTGGGGACGGAATTCGGGTACGTGGTAGACCGTTCCAACGGCAACGGCTATTTCAATTCGCAGGAGGAAATCACGGAAAGCGGGCTGACATACGCCTTCGGTACGCCGCGCCCCGGCGACCTGCGGTATACCGACCTGAACGGAGATAACATCATCGACCAGAAAGACCGTGCGCCCATGGGCTACGGCAACACCCCGCGGCAACAGTACGCCGTCAACGGCGGTGTAAGGTTCCGTTCGCTGGAGTTGAACTTCCTTTTCCAGGGCACCGGCCAGTACGCCTCTTCCTATTCCGGCATGGGCGTCCGCGAAACGGAGTTCGACGGCGTGTATGGTTCCCTCCACCGCAAAGCCTGGACGCCGGAACGATATGCAGCGGGAGAAGAAATCACCTATCCGGCGCTTTCTTTGATTAAAACAGTCAACCACGAAACCAATACTTTCTACTTCTACGACCGTTCTTACCTCCGCCTCAAAAACCTCGAACTGATGTGGACGCTGCCCGGCAATTTCGCGAAGAAGCTGGCCGCGCAAAGGTTGCGCATCCTCCTGAGCGGGCAAAACCTGCTCACCTGGGATAAGCTGCCGAGTACGGACTTCGGGCCCGAAAGTGGCGGATACGGCGCATTCCCCGTGTACCGTGTGTACAATGCGGGCGTACAGTTGCAATTCTAATCACGAGACGTTGACATGTTAAAACAAACAACATGAAAAAGATATTCCCCTTCCTCCTCGCCGCCGCCGCACTGTCGTGCAACAAGCAGCTCGACCTGTCGCAAGACGGGCGCATCACGCTGGGAGAAGTATTTAACGATTACGATTATACGCGCGGATATTTGAATTCCTGTTACGGATTCGTGCCCGGCCCCCATGTCGACCGTGCTTCCTTTACCGACGAAGCGCAGGACTGCGACGATATCACCGCCAATTCCCGCTACCGCGCCTGGTACGCCGGCGACGTAACGGCCACCAGCTACGGCGGCCAGTCGCAGGACGGCCAGCCATGGGCGCGCCTGTTCGAGGGTATCCGCAAAACCAACGTATTCCTCAACGGCATCCGCACGGCCAACATCGTGGCGCAGCCGGAAGAGCGCAACTCCTGGGTGGCGCAGGCGCACACCCTGCGGGGATTGTATTATCTCCAGCTCATCAAACGCTATGGCGGCGTGCCCATCTTCGATAAACCGTTGCCGATCGGGCACGACTTTTCCAAAGACAGCCGCGCGAAGTTTTCCGATGTGGTGGCGTTCATTATCAAGGAATGCGATTCCGCGTTGAGCGTGCCGCCCGGCCGCCCCGGCTTCAACTGGGACATCTACGAAAACCAGTATGGTATCATGACCCGCGCGATAGCGCATGCCGTGAAATCGCAAGCCATGCTGTACGCCGCCAGCCCGCTCTGGAGCGACGGCACCTACAGCTGGCAGGAAGTGGCCAATGTAACCGCAACGGCGCTGGGCGAATGCCTCGCCAACGGCTTCAGCCTCTTCAACGAAAATGCCGATCCCGCGGTGGCGCAGAATGCCTATGCGCTCTATCATTTCATCACTTCCAACGACATGCGTACCCGCGACAAGGAAACCATCCTGCACATTGGCGGTACGATGGCCATGTGGCAGAACGCCGGATTGCCCACCAATCCGGGCATGTCGAAGGCTGGGCCTAATCCTACACAGGAGATGATCGACCGATACGAAATGGCCAACGGCGAAACGCCCATCACCGGATACAGCGATAACGACCGTCTCACGCCTATCGTCAATCCCGCTTCGGGATACGATCCGCAGCAACCTTACGTAGGCCGCGATCCGCGTTTTTATGCTTCTATTTACTACAACGGCGCAGTGCGTTATCTCAACCAGCCCAACGGTAAAAAAGTGGAAACGTTCGTGGGCGGACTGGAAGGTATTTCTACCGACAATCGCCGGTTTACCCGCACGGGATATTACGTCCGCAAGTTCAATAACTGGAAATCGGTACAGAATGGCAACGCCGATGGTTCGGTGCGTCTCATCCGGCTGGCCGAGCTTTACCTCAACTTCGCGGAAGCTGCCAACCAGGCTGTTGGTCCCGATGTGAAAGTAACGGTGGGCTCCTTCAGCATGAGCGCCCGCGAGGCGGTGAACGCCGTGCGCGCCAGGGTGGGCATGCCTGGCTTCCCGGCGGGTATGTCGAAGGGGGACTTCGAGAAGAAATACCGCAATGAGCGCGCCGTAGAACTGGCTTTCGAAGAACACCGGTTTTTTGACGTGCGCCGATGGAAAATTCTCGCCGAGACGGATAAATTTGTGACCGGCATGCGCATCACTAAAAACAACGACGTGCTGACGTATGAGCGTTTCAAATTCGAAAACCGCGAGTCGAACCAGGACCGCTTCCTCATGTATCCGCTCGATCAGAACGAGGCCGACAAGATCCGGCAGCTGACCGGCGTGAACTGGCAGAACCCGGGCTGGAATGAATAATGAAAACCATGC
Above is a genomic segment from Chitinophaga pollutisoli containing:
- a CDS encoding SusC/RagA family TonB-linked outer membrane protein, whose product is MQQKIQHTLALAALLACAAFPAAAQQEKGDVRTGRVTDVHGRPLAGVSVQTLDGRNGTATGANGQFTLPLSTSQLSLTAWVRGYRRDTLEPGNSADIHIVLQRDVHQLDEPVYMGYTSRDRRGLTGAVATVSGEVLERAPVANLGMTFAGRLPGLYTHESGSELSRATTDMFIRGLSSARRQGPLVIMDGTLVSFNSAQTLEYITPAEIESVSVLKDASAQALYGIQGANGIIVVTTKRGTKGPLKVDVRLDQSIQEVTTRPVYIGSYEYATLRNQAAKNDGRGDFFAFNQAQVEGFRTGSDRNLYPENNWYDRYMRDQAKMERVNVSLSGGNDRVQFFSNLNVMHQGGQWNIDTDKYKSDANNVWVNYRSNLDMNLHKHIKAFLRLSGNIKRERTPGSGNATVYSSLFQMAPTVYGPLTPAIIDPLGKVPPAGEQVITTDKIGSPTYGMLNRSGYYRHTVVNINSQVGVEADLGWLTKGLTLTGTFAYQTNSVGSLSTTQNYERWMRTDRRDTLAFVKKGGETNTPLGYGKSSSYYYHLTYHSQLDYSRAFGKHHVGATAFGYFQNLTTADNGAPGMLPYTRLSLGGEVTYNYAGKYYLQFDLGRSGSEQYARDVRFTSTPAVSAAWLVTGERWLEGAEWLSLLKLRGSWGKTANDRNGLSRFAYLDNVTFGGGGPLGYLQYNITENLVGNPLITAEISTKRNAGIDIGLINMLHITADVFNEKMNNMVVAAVNKIPQYQGIPLGNYPRTNMGVFENKGYEVSATISKDLNKNWGFSLGGWFAYTKNTIISWNEAKRAADYAYRNWEEGFSLGTEFGYVVDRSNGNGYFNSQEEITESGLTYAFGTPRPGDLRYTDLNGDNIIDQKDRAPMGYGNTPRQQYAVNGGVRFRSLELNFLFQGTGQYASSYSGMGVRETEFDGVYGSLHRKAWTPERYAAGEEITYPALSLIKTVNHETNTFYFYDRSYLRLKNLELMWTLPGNFAKKLAAQRLRILLSGQNLLTWDKLPSTDFGPESGGYGAFPVYRVYNAGVQLQF
- a CDS encoding RagB/SusD family nutrient uptake outer membrane protein, translated to MKKIFPFLLAAAALSCNKQLDLSQDGRITLGEVFNDYDYTRGYLNSCYGFVPGPHVDRASFTDEAQDCDDITANSRYRAWYAGDVTATSYGGQSQDGQPWARLFEGIRKTNVFLNGIRTANIVAQPEERNSWVAQAHTLRGLYYLQLIKRYGGVPIFDKPLPIGHDFSKDSRAKFSDVVAFIIKECDSALSVPPGRPGFNWDIYENQYGIMTRAIAHAVKSQAMLYAASPLWSDGTYSWQEVANVTATALGECLANGFSLFNENADPAVAQNAYALYHFITSNDMRTRDKETILHIGGTMAMWQNAGLPTNPGMSKAGPNPTQEMIDRYEMANGETPITGYSDNDRLTPIVNPASGYDPQQPYVGRDPRFYASIYYNGAVRYLNQPNGKKVETFVGGLEGISTDNRRFTRTGYYVRKFNNWKSVQNGNADGSVRLIRLAELYLNFAEAANQAVGPDVKVTVGSFSMSAREAVNAVRARVGMPGFPAGMSKGDFEKKYRNERAVELAFEEHRFFDVRRWKILAETDKFVTGMRITKNNDVLTYERFKFENRESNQDRFLMYPLDQNEADKIRQLTGVNWQNPGWNE